Proteins co-encoded in one Ignavibacteria bacterium genomic window:
- a CDS encoding T9SS type A sorting domain-containing protein → MLKIKLLTALFLLISFSVCNATGLMMPVSKQYPKDFLRLKSIEVTVNIHGLVAETVVLQEFENEWDDSTDAVYSFPLPADARATEFVYWYNNKAYRAVLKVQEQSTNPGTGEGGTAALVNSYIGRNGIKISLRGIKAHSIQMVRLTYVSLLDYYQGKSTYTFPLNTSDFVPYPLDYAKFSINVNSATPITKFDVPSFSDYKTSKPNENELNVEILKSKFYVDKDFQFSYETDISKLGVDFYSIGAKDTIGGHFALFVRPQNSARQDSILKKCVVLLLSRNSNMNGTSLDASKSAISKSLSLLTDKDYFNIVTYDNSVNAWKTQPVQATAENITGARSYLNSITTTWGSDLEQGVKQCLSQLDDTTFVNYKFNRSLLIFTESGSNLNPQELEKLNKNKAGIFPIGFGDNISRARLEMTAALNYGFVTYIGSNDNAEEKMLRVFNQISQPILKDVAFEYGKVDISQVVPMKIPVTFAGSSFFLAGRYRNSGVAPLGIAGYSAKGTTAFNFRLDFSGDTLKNKFAESLWAKEMIDQLERQIEIYGETASLKQDLISLSLKYNIRCRYTAYIADYKTPATEVKVEKNVSMPQSYIAGNYPNPFNPSTKIRLYLSDASRGKVKFVRIYNVLGQLIALIDITNLNPGWNEVYFNGRDLYGSTLPSGIYFVRLQVGEEIVSTFRINLIK, encoded by the coding sequence GTGCTTAAAATAAAATTATTAACAGCTTTATTCTTACTAATAAGCTTTTCGGTCTGCAATGCCACGGGCCTTATGATGCCTGTTTCCAAGCAGTACCCTAAGGATTTTCTCAGATTAAAATCGATTGAAGTAACCGTAAACATTCACGGCCTTGTAGCTGAGACGGTTGTACTTCAGGAGTTTGAAAATGAATGGGACGACTCTACTGACGCCGTTTATTCTTTTCCGCTTCCTGCCGATGCCCGCGCAACGGAGTTTGTATACTGGTACAATAATAAGGCCTACAGGGCGGTGCTGAAGGTGCAGGAGCAGAGTACAAATCCCGGAACAGGGGAAGGCGGCACTGCTGCACTGGTAAACAGTTATATAGGAAGAAACGGCATAAAAATTTCCCTTAGGGGAATTAAGGCACACTCAATTCAGATGGTGCGCCTTACTTATGTAAGCCTTCTGGACTACTACCAGGGGAAAAGCACTTATACATTCCCCTTAAACACAAGCGACTTTGTCCCTTATCCGCTGGACTACGCAAAATTCAGTATCAACGTAAATTCAGCTACGCCGATTACAAAGTTTGACGTCCCTTCATTTTCGGATTATAAGACGTCGAAACCCAATGAAAATGAGCTGAACGTTGAAATTCTGAAGTCGAAGTTCTACGTGGATAAGGATTTTCAGTTTTCTTATGAAACCGACATATCGAAGCTTGGCGTTGATTTTTATTCCATTGGCGCAAAAGACACAATTGGCGGGCACTTTGCCTTATTCGTCCGCCCGCAGAACAGCGCGCGTCAGGACAGCATACTTAAAAAATGCGTGGTCCTGCTCCTTTCAAGAAACAGCAATATGAACGGAACCAGTCTTGATGCAAGTAAAAGCGCCATTTCAAAATCGCTAAGTCTTCTTACAGACAAAGACTATTTCAACATTGTTACATATGACAATTCTGTAAACGCCTGGAAGACGCAGCCCGTTCAGGCTACAGCAGAAAACATTACAGGAGCCCGGAGTTATCTTAACTCCATTACAACCACCTGGGGAAGCGATCTTGAGCAGGGGGTAAAACAGTGCCTGAGCCAGCTTGATGACACGACTTTTGTTAACTATAAATTTAACCGCTCACTTCTCATATTTACCGAAAGCGGATCAAACCTCAACCCCCAGGAGCTGGAAAAGCTTAATAAAAACAAGGCCGGCATTTTCCCCATAGGCTTTGGAGACAATATCAGCAGGGCACGCCTGGAGATGACAGCCGCCTTAAATTACGGCTTTGTTACCTATATAGGTTCAAATGATAACGCGGAAGAAAAAATGCTGAGAGTTTTTAACCAGATAAGCCAGCCTATACTTAAGGATGTGGCCTTTGAATACGGAAAGGTGGATATTTCGCAGGTGGTTCCCATGAAGATACCCGTTACCTTTGCCGGGTCAAGCTTCTTCCTTGCCGGGCGCTACAGGAATTCTGGAGTGGCCCCGCTTGGTATAGCGGGCTATTCAGCTAAAGGCACCACGGCCTTCAACTTCCGCCTCGATTTCTCGGGCGACACGCTTAAAAATAAATTTGCCGAGAGCCTCTGGGCAAAAGAGATGATAGACCAGCTGGAACGTCAGATTGAGATCTACGGCGAGACCGCTTCACTGAAACAGGACTTGATAAGCCTAAGCCTGAAATATAATATCCGCTGCCGCTATACAGCCTATATAGCCGACTATAAGACCCCGGCTACAGAGGTGAAAGTGGAAAAGAATGTTTCAATGCCTCAGTCCTATATTGCAGGCAACTATCCCAATCCTTTTAACCCGTCGACCAAGATCAGGCTGTACCTTAGCGACGCCTCGAGGGGTAAGGTTAAGTTTGTAAGAATTTACAACGTACTGGGGCAGCTCATTGCCTTAATTGACATAACGAATCTGAACCCGGGGTGGAATGAAGTTTACTTTAACGGGCGTGACCTTTACGGGAGCACGCTTCCAAGCGGAATCTACTTTGTACGGCTTCAGGTTGGGGAGGAAATTGTAAGTACCTTCAGGATTAATCTCATAAAATAG
- a CDS encoding ATP-dependent helicase: protein MAKKYQLKRIGSQEILPPQIDESRFQINYKTELNATQFEAVSSTEGAYLVIAGAGTGKTRTLVYRVARLVETGVDPKSILLLTFTRKAANEMMNRATLLLDNRCSKINGGTFHSFANITLRKYGKAVGIDPGFTILDQGDSEDVVNLIRSRLNLAAVKKRFPTKQTIYKIFSFSVNTGIPVEEILEAEYPHFFEFCDVILEIQKVYMAYKQQNNLLDYDDLLVYLNRFLNERSPAAKSFLSGIKYVMVDEYQDTNKIQAEIVRGLAYYNNNVMVVGDDSQSIYSFRGADFKNIMEFPHLFNDVKIIKLEENYRSTQEILNFANYIIEAAVEKYPKFLFTRKTGGELPAIISAANENMQSRFVVNRILDLREEGVPLKEIAVLFRSSYSSFDLEIELNKANIPFIKVGGMKFIETAHVKDVLAFLRIAANPKDLVSWLRVLMLHEGIGPKTAQKIMDEISISRLSITSSPEAVVPKKYNDRILNLFILLNKIHTKESSPAEKAEQVLDYYYPLFKGKYDDFNKRKKDLDILLNITENYKTLDSLLADMALDPPRDSVVDIDSETKEDEYVTLSTIHSAKGLEWHSLFIIHAMEGFFPSGQSFDNMEALEEERRLMYVASTRARQNLYISYPMSIFDREKGMTFSKPSRFIAGIKEDLAEEWLLEE, encoded by the coding sequence ATGGCCAAAAAATATCAGCTTAAAAGAATCGGAAGCCAGGAAATCCTGCCTCCGCAGATCGACGAATCACGCTTTCAAATTAACTATAAAACCGAACTAAACGCCACACAATTTGAGGCGGTTTCTTCAACCGAAGGTGCTTACCTGGTTATTGCCGGGGCAGGAACGGGCAAAACACGCACGCTGGTCTACAGGGTAGCCCGCCTGGTGGAAACAGGCGTGGACCCGAAATCTATTCTTCTGCTTACATTTACAAGAAAAGCCGCAAATGAGATGATGAACCGCGCAACCCTGCTCCTTGATAACAGGTGCTCTAAGATTAATGGGGGGACTTTCCATTCATTTGCCAACATTACACTCAGAAAGTATGGCAAAGCCGTTGGAATTGACCCGGGCTTTACAATTCTGGACCAGGGCGACAGCGAGGACGTGGTTAACCTCATAAGAAGCCGCCTGAACCTGGCAGCTGTAAAGAAGAGGTTCCCTACCAAACAGACAATTTACAAGATATTCTCCTTCAGCGTTAATACGGGTATTCCTGTTGAGGAGATACTGGAGGCCGAATACCCCCATTTCTTTGAGTTTTGTGACGTAATTCTGGAAATACAGAAGGTTTATATGGCTTATAAACAGCAGAATAACCTCCTGGACTATGACGACCTTCTGGTATACCTAAACCGCTTCTTAAATGAAAGAAGCCCTGCGGCCAAGTCGTTCCTTTCAGGAATTAAGTACGTCATGGTGGATGAATACCAGGATACCAACAAGATCCAGGCTGAAATTGTGCGCGGTCTTGCATATTATAACAATAACGTTATGGTCGTTGGCGACGACTCGCAGTCCATCTATTCCTTCCGTGGGGCTGATTTTAAGAACATAATGGAGTTTCCTCACCTTTTCAATGACGTAAAAATAATTAAACTTGAGGAAAATTACCGCTCGACGCAGGAAATACTGAATTTTGCAAATTATATCATTGAAGCCGCCGTTGAAAAGTACCCGAAGTTCCTCTTTACCCGTAAAACCGGGGGTGAGCTGCCGGCAATAATTTCGGCTGCAAATGAGAACATGCAGAGCCGGTTCGTGGTAAACCGTATACTGGATCTGAGGGAAGAAGGGGTTCCATTAAAGGAAATTGCAGTACTTTTCAGGTCCTCTTACTCCTCTTTTGACCTCGAAATTGAGCTGAATAAGGCAAATATCCCCTTTATCAAGGTGGGCGGAATGAAATTCATTGAAACCGCGCACGTGAAGGACGTTCTGGCATTCCTGAGGATTGCCGCTAACCCGAAGGACCTTGTAAGCTGGCTGAGGGTTCTGATGCTTCATGAAGGCATCGGCCCAAAGACGGCACAGAAGATAATGGATGAGATTTCTATCTCGCGCCTCAGTATTACTTCCAGTCCCGAGGCGGTGGTCCCTAAAAAATATAACGACAGGATACTGAACCTTTTTATTCTGCTCAATAAGATCCATACAAAAGAAAGCTCTCCGGCTGAAAAAGCAGAACAGGTGCTGGACTACTACTACCCCCTGTTTAAGGGAAAGTACGACGACTTCAACAAAAGGAAGAAGGATCTGGATATCCTCCTTAACATAACTGAAAACTACAAAACGCTTGACAGCCTGCTGGCCGATATGGCTCTTGATCCCCCGCGCGACAGCGTTGTGGATATCGACTCCGAAACAAAGGAAGACGAGTACGTAACACTCTCCACCATACATTCGGCCAAGGGGCTGGAGTGGCATTCGCTTTTTATTATTCACGCTATGGAGGGATTTTTCCCGAGCGGACAGTCTTTCGACAACATGGAAGCACTTGAAGAGGAAAGAAGGCTCATGTATGTGGCCTCAACAAGAGCAAGGCAGAACCTTTATATTTCCTACCCGATGAGCATTTTTGACAGGGAAAAAGGGATGACATTCTCCAAACCTTCCAGGTTCATTGCAGGAATTAAGGAAGACCTGGCAGAAGAGTGGCTTTTGGAAGAATAA
- a CDS encoding T9SS type A sorting domain-containing protein has protein sequence MSDITVTPTDKIFAIGVANAYMSADGGENWVVNSDGLDKFSGFMPEYYITYSPDGYLYAGGKFGQVIFRSANPVNASAPEAMKSYTTKLNQNYPNPFNSITTITYSIPKDCLVRLKVFDTLGNEVSQLVNEFKKAGEYRVNFNAGNLSSGVYLYKLFAGEYSAGKKFILVK, from the coding sequence ATGAGTGACATTACTGTAACTCCCACAGATAAAATCTTTGCCATTGGAGTTGCAAATGCATACATGTCAGCCGACGGCGGAGAAAACTGGGTCGTAAATTCGGATGGGCTGGATAAATTTAGCGGTTTTATGCCTGAATACTACATTACATATTCGCCTGACGGATACCTGTATGCAGGCGGAAAGTTTGGTCAAGTAATATTCCGTTCTGCAAATCCTGTTAATGCCTCAGCCCCTGAGGCTATGAAAAGCTATACAACAAAATTAAATCAGAATTATCCAAATCCTTTTAACAGTATCACTACAATAACATACTCAATTCCTAAAGACTGCCTTGTTCGCCTCAAAGTATTTGACACTCTGGGCAATGAAGTGTCACAATTGGTAAATGAATTCAAAAAAGCAGGGGAGTACAGAGTAAATTTCAATGCGGGAAATTTATCGAGCGGTGTATACCTTTATAAATTATTTGCCGGGGAATATTCGGCTGGCAAAAAGTTTATCCTTGTAAAATAA
- a CDS encoding ATP-dependent Clp protease ATP-binding subunit, which produces MDGNFSERVQDVIRLSREEALRLGHDYIGTEHLLLGIIREGQGMAVRILRNLDCDLVKLKKAIEDTVRTSGGTLTIGNIPLTKQAEKVLKITQIESKIYKSDVIGTEHILLSLLRDEDNIATQILHQFNVTYENARAELNNILSSKNPKEPGATPPPSEKKVERTKTPVLDNFGRDLTKLAIEDKLDPVIGREREIERVAQILSRRKKNNPVLIGEPGVGKTAIAEGLALRIVQRKVPRILQDKRVVTLDIAGLVAGTKYRGQFEERMKALMTELEKAVDVILFIDELHTIVGAGGASGSLDASNMFKPALARGDIQCIGATTLDEYRKYIETDGALDRRFQKVMVDPPTVDETIQILTNIKIKYEEHHHVRYSDKAIDSAVRLSDRYITDRYLPDKAIDVLDEAGSRVHMGNYSVSEEILALEEEIEKVRQEKVKVVKRQDYEEAARLRDRERNLQSDLEIAKREWEAKTQDLVYDVSEDDIATVVSMMTGIPVTRVVQAESEKLMNMEKALKSQIVGQDEAVTKLTRAIRRTRAGLKNPNKPIGSFIFLGPTGVGKTELAKVLARYLFDSEDALIRIDMSEYMEKFSVSRLVGAPPGYVGYEEGGQLTEKVRRKPYSVVLLDEIEKAHPDVFNILLQVLDDGILTDSLGRRVDFKNAIIIMTSNVGTRDIKPTGGIGFGGATEEGKYQNMKTSVEDAMKRLFNPEFLNRIDEAIVFRSLEKEDIMQIINIELKDLIENLKQNKMEIVLDDSAREFLVTKGFDPKYGARPLKRAIQKYVEDPLAEEILKGTFKQGSKIVAKHAEGQDELYFIEDTSEAGVSDEKEKTGRSES; this is translated from the coding sequence ATGGACGGAAACTTCTCAGAAAGAGTGCAAGACGTAATCCGCTTGAGCCGTGAAGAAGCTTTAAGACTGGGGCACGACTATATCGGCACCGAGCATCTGCTTCTCGGCATCATCAGAGAAGGACAGGGTATGGCCGTAAGGATTTTGAGAAATCTGGACTGCGATCTTGTAAAGCTGAAAAAGGCAATTGAGGATACGGTAAGGACTTCCGGAGGAACACTTACTATAGGCAATATTCCCCTGACTAAGCAGGCAGAAAAAGTACTGAAAATTACACAAATAGAGTCAAAAATCTACAAATCGGACGTAATTGGCACTGAACACATTTTACTTTCTTTGCTTAGAGATGAAGATAATATTGCTACACAGATATTGCACCAATTTAATGTAACTTATGAAAATGCCAGAGCGGAATTAAATAACATTTTAAGCAGCAAGAATCCCAAGGAACCCGGGGCAACTCCTCCTCCTTCGGAAAAAAAGGTCGAAAGGACAAAGACGCCTGTTCTGGACAACTTTGGACGCGACCTGACCAAGCTGGCAATTGAAGACAAACTCGATCCTGTTATAGGGCGTGAACGTGAAATTGAACGCGTGGCACAGATCTTAAGCCGCAGAAAAAAGAACAACCCGGTCCTAATTGGTGAACCGGGCGTTGGTAAAACTGCAATTGCTGAAGGCCTGGCCTTAAGAATAGTTCAAAGAAAAGTCCCGAGAATCCTGCAGGATAAAAGAGTTGTAACTCTGGATATTGCGGGGCTCGTTGCAGGTACAAAATACCGCGGACAGTTTGAAGAAAGAATGAAAGCTCTTATGACAGAGCTCGAAAAGGCAGTTGATGTCATCCTCTTTATTGATGAATTGCACACAATTGTCGGCGCCGGCGGGGCCTCAGGTTCCCTGGACGCTTCAAATATGTTTAAGCCGGCCTTAGCCCGCGGCGACATACAGTGCATCGGTGCCACAACACTTGATGAATACAGAAAGTATATTGAAACCGACGGAGCTTTGGACAGAAGATTCCAGAAGGTTATGGTTGATCCGCCAACTGTGGATGAAACAATTCAGATACTGACAAATATTAAAATCAAATACGAAGAGCATCATCACGTGCGCTATTCCGACAAGGCAATTGATTCTGCCGTAAGGCTGAGCGACCGCTACATTACTGACCGTTATCTGCCGGATAAGGCAATAGACGTTCTTGATGAGGCTGGCTCCAGAGTGCACATGGGCAACTACTCGGTTTCTGAAGAAATACTGGCACTCGAAGAGGAAATCGAAAAAGTAAGACAGGAAAAGGTTAAAGTAGTTAAAAGGCAGGACTACGAGGAAGCTGCCCGCCTGAGAGACAGGGAACGCAACCTTCAGAGCGACCTTGAAATTGCGAAGAGGGAATGGGAAGCCAAGACGCAGGACCTGGTCTATGACGTAAGTGAAGACGACATTGCAACCGTGGTTTCAATGATGACCGGTATTCCTGTAACACGCGTTGTCCAGGCTGAAAGTGAGAAGCTGATGAACATGGAAAAAGCCTTAAAAAGCCAGATCGTGGGCCAGGATGAGGCTGTTACAAAGCTGACAAGAGCTATCAGAAGAACACGAGCCGGACTCAAGAACCCGAATAAACCGATCGGAAGCTTTATCTTCTTAGGGCCTACAGGCGTCGGTAAAACCGAACTTGCAAAGGTTCTGGCAAGATATCTATTTGATTCCGAGGATGCCTTAATCAGAATCGACATGAGTGAATACATGGAGAAGTTCTCCGTATCGCGCCTTGTCGGAGCGCCTCCGGGATACGTCGGTTACGAAGAAGGCGGCCAGCTTACTGAAAAGGTAAGAAGAAAGCCCTACTCGGTAGTTCTTCTGGATGAAATTGAAAAAGCTCATCCCGATGTGTTCAACATACTGCTTCAGGTGCTTGATGACGGTATCTTAACCGACAGCCTGGGAAGGCGCGTCGATTTTAAGAATGCCATTATCATCATGACCTCAAACGTCGGAACAAGAGACATTAAGCCTACGGGCGGTATCGGTTTCGGCGGGGCCACTGAAGAAGGCAAGTATCAGAACATGAAGACCTCGGTTGAAGATGCAATGAAACGCCTCTTTAACCCTGAATTCCTGAACAGAATAGATGAAGCCATTGTATTCAGAAGCCTTGAGAAAGAAGACATCATGCAGATCATCAATATTGAGCTGAAGGACCTGATTGAAAACCTGAAGCAGAACAAGATGGAGATCGTGCTCGATGACTCGGCAAGGGAGTTCCTGGTAACCAAGGGATTTGATCCGAAGTACGGAGCAAGACCTTTGAAACGGGCAATTCAGAAGTACGTGGAAGATCCGCTTGCTGAAGAGATCTTAAAAGGCACTTTCAAGCAGGGCAGCAAGATTGTTGCAAAGCATGCAGAGGGTCAGGATGAACTCTACTTTATTGAGGACACTTCTGAGGCCGGTGTATCGGATGAAAAGGAAAAAACCGGACGCTCCGAAAGCTGA
- a CDS encoding peptidase M64 has product MKTLALFFLLTVSVMAQVEFNDYFEPKTLRIDYFHTGTEKTESISMDELRVEPFFGGSHKNLIDTFEYGKYMLMVYDSASNKLIYSRGYSTLFSEWQTTAEAKQTTKTFSETVTLPFPKKTIRAEFLSRDRMNRFQKSFEYYINPKNYFISPELHRKCSTFEVVKSGEPEKKVDLVIIPDGYTKSGMEKFRRDCKKFAQYLFNTTPYKENKDKFNVWGVEAVSEDSGTDVPAKNVWKKTAVNTTFFTFDLERYLMTSDNKSLRDIAANVPYDQIYILVNTDIYGGGAIYNHYSVCVSDNRFEEYIFTHEFGHGFAGLGDEYYTSDVAYENFYPEGVEPWEPNLTTLVHFENKWKNMVAQNVPVPTPMGKDYEKTVGVFEGGGYVAKGVYRPRMDCTMKSITVNNFCPVCQEAIEKMISFYSE; this is encoded by the coding sequence ATGAAAACTCTTGCACTTTTCTTCCTTCTTACAGTGTCCGTAATGGCACAGGTGGAGTTTAACGACTATTTTGAGCCAAAGACTTTAAGGATAGACTACTTCCATACGGGGACTGAGAAAACAGAGTCCATTTCCATGGATGAGCTCAGAGTGGAACCCTTCTTCGGAGGCTCGCACAAGAACCTTATCGATACGTTCGAATACGGCAAGTATATGCTAATGGTCTACGACTCGGCTTCCAATAAGCTCATCTATTCAAGGGGGTATTCAACCCTTTTCAGCGAGTGGCAGACTACGGCTGAGGCCAAGCAAACAACAAAGACTTTCAGCGAAACAGTGACGCTTCCATTCCCGAAGAAGACCATACGCGCTGAATTCCTAAGCCGCGACAGGATGAACAGGTTTCAGAAGAGTTTTGAGTATTACATTAACCCCAAAAATTATTTTATTTCCCCCGAACTCCACAGAAAGTGCAGCACCTTTGAAGTTGTAAAGTCAGGTGAGCCTGAAAAGAAAGTTGACCTTGTCATTATACCCGACGGATACACAAAGAGCGGGATGGAGAAGTTCAGACGTGACTGCAAAAAGTTTGCCCAATACCTTTTTAATACCACTCCTTACAAGGAGAATAAGGATAAGTTCAACGTGTGGGGCGTTGAAGCTGTTTCTGAAGATTCGGGTACAGACGTTCCGGCTAAGAACGTCTGGAAGAAAACAGCGGTTAATACAACATTCTTTACTTTCGACCTGGAACGCTACTTAATGACCAGCGACAATAAATCATTGCGCGACATTGCCGCAAACGTTCCCTACGACCAGATATACATTCTTGTCAATACGGATATTTACGGCGGAGGTGCAATTTATAACCATTACTCTGTCTGCGTAAGCGACAACAGGTTTGAGGAATACATATTTACTCACGAGTTCGGCCACGGCTTTGCAGGCCTGGGAGATGAGTACTACACTTCTGACGTGGCGTATGAGAATTTCTACCCCGAGGGAGTTGAACCATGGGAGCCGAACCTTACAACACTCGTTCACTTTGAAAACAAATGGAAGAACATGGTGGCCCAAAACGTACCCGTGCCTACTCCAATGGGAAAAGACTACGAAAAAACCGTCGGGGTTTTTGAAGGCGGCGGCTACGTTGCAAAGGGCGTCTACAGGCCGAGAATGGACTGCACGATGAAGTCTATTACTGTTAATAACTTCTGCCCGGTCTGCCAGGAAGCCATTGAGAAAATGATCAGTTTTTATTCCGAATAA
- a CDS encoding serine/threonine-protein phosphatase produces MNQKRLYRTIETVAAGKFQTEEEMLETVLNQIVFKEEAGIIGGRLWRLDEANKSYRLFFQTGNLEKITENFQIYIEDYPVFEMLATERTVLSDETNMVLREKGIFKYSVSGVGSKQKMDGKPYYEYLLALNSNNINDELRHTLNIVATVLTSQLKQRRISENAQHLKADIDRAKQLQKSILPEHEYKFHNFEMFGLTLPAEIIGGDFFDYLKIGDDEERLGITVGDAASKGLSAAAEAMYVSGALRMASAFQIKISPLMKKMNELVHKIFSEAKFTTLFYGEVATDKNGLFLYANAGHNPPIFIKSSTCEATYLMPTGPLLGPSPHAKYETENINFSKGDVLLIYTDGITDAANTEEECYEEKRLEKTLKEAIHLSPKEIAYTILNDVIHFSKDGTYSDDKTLVVIKRTA; encoded by the coding sequence ATGAATCAGAAGAGATTATACCGTACAATAGAAACTGTTGCAGCAGGAAAGTTCCAGACCGAAGAGGAAATGCTGGAGACGGTTCTTAATCAGATCGTTTTTAAGGAAGAGGCTGGAATAATTGGCGGCAGGCTCTGGAGGCTTGATGAGGCAAATAAATCTTACAGGCTGTTCTTTCAGACGGGCAACCTTGAAAAGATAACCGAGAACTTTCAGATCTATATAGAAGATTATCCGGTTTTTGAAATGCTGGCCACCGAAAGGACTGTTCTTTCTGATGAGACAAATATGGTTCTGAGAGAGAAGGGAATTTTTAAGTACTCTGTTTCGGGCGTGGGCTCCAAGCAGAAGATGGACGGAAAACCGTATTATGAATATCTGCTGGCATTAAACAGCAATAATATCAACGACGAGCTCAGGCACACGTTAAACATTGTTGCCACCGTCCTGACCTCACAGCTCAAGCAGCGCCGCATAAGTGAAAATGCACAGCACCTAAAGGCCGATATCGACCGTGCAAAGCAGCTCCAGAAGAGCATTCTGCCGGAACATGAATACAAGTTCCATAATTTTGAGATGTTCGGCCTAACGCTTCCTGCCGAGATTATAGGCGGGGATTTCTTTGATTACCTTAAGATCGGCGACGACGAAGAGCGCCTGGGTATTACGGTAGGGGACGCAGCAAGCAAGGGCTTAAGCGCTGCAGCCGAGGCGATGTACGTCTCCGGCGCATTAAGAATGGCAAGCGCATTCCAGATTAAAATTTCGCCGCTAATGAAAAAAATGAATGAGCTTGTGCATAAAATTTTCAGCGAGGCAAAATTCACCACGCTCTTCTACGGCGAAGTTGCTACGGACAAAAACGGGCTTTTTCTTTATGCCAACGCCGGGCATAACCCGCCCATTTTTATTAAAAGCAGTACTTGTGAGGCAACTTACCTGATGCCTACGGGCCCGCTTCTTGGCCCCTCGCCTCACGCGAAGTATGAAACCGAGAACATAAACTTCTCTAAAGGCGACGTGCTCCTGATCTATACAGACGGAATAACCGATGCCGCCAACACAGAGGAGGAATGCTACGAGGAAAAACGCCTGGAGAAAACCCTTAAAGAGGCGATCCATCTTTCTCCAAAGGAAATTGCATATACAATTCTAAACGATGTTATACATTTTTCAAAGGACGGAACTTATTCAGACGATAAGACACTGGTAGTTATAAAAAGGACTGCGTAA
- a CDS encoding orotate phosphoribosyltransferase, producing MSLTDSKILEIFLETGALLNGHFRLTSGRHSSQYFQCAKVLQYMNHTETICSIIADYFKNYEIDTVIAPAIGGIVVGQEVARQLGKRSIFAEREDKELTLRRGFTITPGEKVLVCEDVVTTGGSVFEVIDIVRKLGGEVVGVGMIVDRSNGKVDFGVPQVSGLKLDVVSYTPEECPLCKQGIPVVKPGSRKV from the coding sequence ATGAGCCTTACAGACAGTAAAATACTGGAAATATTCCTGGAGACGGGCGCCCTCTTAAACGGACATTTCCGCCTGACCTCAGGCCGCCACAGCAGCCAGTACTTCCAGTGCGCAAAGGTCCTCCAGTATATGAACCATACTGAAACTATCTGCAGCATTATAGCTGACTATTTTAAGAATTATGAAATTGATACCGTTATTGCTCCTGCAATCGGCGGAATTGTTGTAGGGCAGGAAGTTGCCCGCCAGCTCGGGAAAAGATCCATATTTGCTGAAAGGGAAGACAAGGAACTCACCTTAAGGCGCGGCTTTACAATTACGCCGGGCGAAAAGGTCCTTGTCTGCGAGGATGTTGTGACAACAGGCGGCTCTGTCTTTGAAGTCATAGACATCGTAAGAAAATTAGGCGGCGAGGTCGTGGGTGTGGGAATGATAGTCGACCGCTCCAACGGCAAGGTCGATTTCGGCGTGCCCCAGGTAAGCGGCCTTAAGCTGGACGTTGTTTCATATACACCAGAAGAATGCCCGCTCTGCAAACAGGGCATCCCTGTTGTAAAACCGGGTTCGAGAAAAGTTTAA